From the Sinorhizobium garamanticum genome, one window contains:
- a CDS encoding O-antigen translocase produces the protein MEARASPERGPSYRQILKSTALIGGSSVVTVLFSIIRNKAMALLLGPAGIGLIGLYSSIADIASALAGLGIQASGVRQIAEAVGSGDTDRIARTATVLKRTSLVLGLLGALLLAALAYPVADFTFGGPGYAGGVALLSAAILFRLLADGQTALIQGMRDIASLARINVLAAFFSTAISIPLIYLFGTSGIVPSLVAAAAATLATCWWYRRQMRIAPQPVSTRRISEETAALLKLGVVFMASGFLTLGAAYAIRLIVLRAEGIAAAGLYQAAWTLGGFYASFVLQAMGTDFYPRLTAVAEDDAECNRLVNEQAQISMLLAGPGLIATLTAAPLVIWLLYSPEFYAAVDLLRWICLGMMLRVIAWPMGFIVLAKGAKRAFFWTEVAATLVHVGLAWLLVGSFGSVGAGAAFFGLYVWHGLLIYAIVRHLSGFRWSAANRKLALIFLPASGLVFGAIFVLPPWPAAVLGLATTMISGAYSLRILMELVPRASLPAAMRAWRSRSA, from the coding sequence ATGGAAGCGCGCGCGAGTCCCGAGCGTGGACCGAGCTACAGGCAGATCCTCAAGTCGACCGCCCTGATCGGCGGCTCATCCGTCGTTACCGTGCTATTTTCCATCATCCGCAACAAGGCAATGGCTCTACTCCTCGGTCCGGCAGGCATAGGGTTGATCGGCCTCTACAGTTCCATCGCCGATATCGCCTCCGCGCTCGCCGGGCTCGGAATCCAGGCAAGCGGCGTGCGCCAGATCGCGGAAGCGGTCGGCAGCGGCGATACGGACAGGATTGCCCGAACGGCGACCGTGCTCAAGCGGACATCGTTGGTGCTGGGGCTTCTCGGCGCCCTTCTCCTCGCAGCACTCGCCTATCCGGTCGCAGATTTCACCTTCGGCGGTCCCGGCTATGCCGGTGGCGTCGCACTGCTTTCCGCGGCAATCCTCTTCCGCCTGCTCGCAGACGGCCAGACTGCCTTGATCCAAGGCATGCGAGACATTGCCAGCCTCGCCCGCATCAATGTCCTTGCAGCGTTCTTCAGCACCGCGATCAGCATCCCGCTGATCTATCTGTTCGGCACGTCGGGGATCGTGCCTTCGCTCGTCGCCGCCGCCGCGGCCACGCTCGCGACCTGCTGGTGGTACCGCAGGCAGATGCGCATCGCTCCACAGCCGGTATCCACCCGGAGGATCTCCGAGGAAACCGCCGCCCTCCTGAAACTCGGCGTCGTCTTCATGGCCAGTGGGTTCCTGACACTCGGCGCGGCCTATGCGATCCGCCTCATCGTGCTGAGGGCGGAAGGCATCGCGGCAGCGGGGCTGTACCAGGCAGCCTGGACGCTCGGCGGCTTCTATGCCAGCTTCGTCCTGCAGGCGATGGGCACCGACTTCTATCCGCGCCTGACGGCGGTCGCGGAAGACGATGCCGAATGCAACCGCCTCGTCAACGAGCAGGCGCAGATCAGCATGCTTCTCGCCGGCCCCGGCCTCATCGCTACGCTAACCGCCGCCCCACTGGTGATATGGCTGCTTTATTCGCCCGAGTTCTACGCCGCAGTGGACCTGCTTCGCTGGATCTGTCTCGGCATGATGCTGCGTGTCATTGCATGGCCCATGGGGTTCATCGTGCTCGCCAAGGGCGCGAAAAGAGCCTTTTTCTGGACTGAGGTCGCAGCGACCCTGGTCCATGTCGGTCTCGCATGGTTGCTGGTCGGCTCGTTCGGTTCAGTCGGCGCAGGTGCAGCGTTTTTCGGTCTTTATGTTTGGCACGGCCTGCTGATCTACGCGATCGTTCGGCACCTCTCAGGTTTCCGCTGGTCCGCGGCCAATCGCAAACTCGCCCTGATCTTCCTGCCCGCGTCAGGGCTCGTCTTCGGCGCCATCTTCGTGCTGCCGCCCTGGCCGGCAGCCGTCCTCGGCCTCGCGACAACGATGATCAGCGGAGCCTATTCCCTGCGGATACTCATGGAACTCGTGCCGCGCGCCTCACTGCCCGCGGCAATGCGAGCCTGGCGCTCGAGATCCGCGTGA
- a CDS encoding DegT/DnrJ/EryC1/StrS family aminotransferase, which translates to MSEAPRQIPVARPVLDEREVEAVRRVILSGWVTQGPEVAAFEREFADFVGSAHACAVSNCTTALHLALRCVGVGAGDEVITVSHSFIATANAIRYCGALPVFVDIEAGGYNIDPDLVEAAITPRTRAILCVHQLGMPCDLRRIADIGKRHAIPVIEDAACAAGSEMLWDGQWQRIGKPHGDIACFSFHPRKVVTTGDGGMLTTASDEYDRKFRLWRQHSMSVPDTVRHGAKQVISEDYPEIGYNYRMTDVQAAIGREQLKRLPALVKRRRALARQYTRRLSGVAGLQTPIEPHWARSNWQSYCLTLPGWIDQRQTMQALLNRGISTRRGVMNIHLEEAYAGCDTHRAAASLERSVAAQQRSVILPFFAQMTDADVALVVEELLSIPAIAEPAALRAV; encoded by the coding sequence ATGAGCGAGGCCCCTCGCCAGATCCCGGTCGCCAGACCCGTTCTCGATGAGCGGGAAGTCGAGGCGGTTCGCCGGGTCATACTTTCAGGATGGGTGACGCAAGGCCCGGAGGTTGCAGCGTTCGAACGCGAGTTCGCCGACTTCGTTGGGTCGGCCCATGCCTGTGCTGTCTCGAACTGCACGACGGCGCTTCATCTGGCCCTGCGTTGCGTCGGCGTCGGTGCCGGCGATGAAGTGATCACGGTTAGCCATTCGTTCATCGCGACGGCGAACGCCATCCGGTATTGCGGCGCGCTACCGGTCTTCGTCGACATCGAGGCCGGCGGCTACAACATAGATCCCGATCTGGTCGAGGCCGCGATCACGCCGCGCACAAGGGCGATCCTCTGCGTGCACCAGCTCGGCATGCCCTGTGATCTTCGGCGCATCGCGGATATCGGCAAACGACACGCCATTCCGGTTATCGAGGATGCCGCCTGTGCTGCCGGAAGCGAGATGCTGTGGGATGGGCAATGGCAAAGAATCGGTAAGCCGCACGGGGATATCGCTTGCTTCTCCTTCCACCCGCGCAAGGTCGTTACCACCGGCGATGGCGGCATGCTGACCACGGCAAGTGATGAATACGACAGAAAGTTCCGGTTGTGGCGCCAGCACAGCATGAGTGTTCCGGATACCGTTCGGCACGGCGCGAAGCAGGTGATCTCAGAGGACTATCCGGAAATCGGTTACAACTACCGCATGACCGACGTCCAGGCGGCGATCGGCCGGGAACAGCTGAAGCGGCTTCCCGCACTCGTCAAGCGGCGAAGGGCACTAGCCAGGCAGTATACCAGGCGCCTTTCCGGAGTTGCGGGCCTGCAGACGCCGATTGAGCCCCATTGGGCGCGGAGCAATTGGCAGAGCTATTGTTTGACATTGCCCGGCTGGATCGACCAGCGGCAGACGATGCAGGCCCTGCTCAATCGCGGCATCTCGACCCGCCGTGGCGTCATGAACATCCATCTGGAGGAGGCCTACGCCGGATGCGACACGCACAGGGCCGCCGCGAGTCTGGAGCGAAGCGTCGCCGCACAACAGCGATCGGTGATATTGCCGTTCTTCGCGCAGATGACCGACGCCGATGTGGCGCTGGTCGTCGAGGAGCTTCTTTCCATTCCGGCGATCGCCGAACCCGCAGCACTGCGGGCGGTATGA
- a CDS encoding SDR family NAD(P)-dependent oxidoreductase: MKDKRILITGGAGLIGSHIADLVAREGPREILILDNFVRGRRENLREAASTGTLRIIEGDIRDRALLATSLDGVDIVFHQAAIRITQCAEEPRLAFDVLAQGTFDVLEAAVAAGVSKVIAASSASVLGLAESFPTTEEHHPYNNRTIYGAAKAFNEGLLRSFAEMYGLNYVALRYFNVYGPRMDVYGAYTEVLIRWMERIATGRPPIIFGDGTQTMDFVHVRDIARANLLAAKSDVTDEVFNVASGVETSLRELAQLLTRVMGPSLEPQLEPARKVNAVTRRLADTSKAEQLLGFKTEISLEEGLRDLVAWWRRERVSTGGEAA; encoded by the coding sequence ATGAAAGACAAGCGGATTCTGATCACGGGCGGCGCCGGCCTCATAGGCTCGCACATTGCCGATCTCGTCGCGCGCGAAGGGCCACGGGAAATCCTGATCCTCGACAATTTCGTGCGCGGCCGCCGCGAAAATCTCCGTGAGGCGGCGAGCACTGGCACGCTCAGAATCATCGAAGGCGACATCAGGGACCGCGCGCTTCTGGCGACCTCGCTCGACGGAGTCGACATCGTCTTCCATCAGGCGGCCATCCGCATCACCCAATGCGCCGAGGAGCCGAGGCTCGCCTTCGATGTCCTCGCGCAAGGCACATTCGATGTGCTCGAGGCGGCGGTTGCAGCCGGTGTGTCGAAGGTGATCGCAGCCTCCTCGGCCTCGGTGCTCGGACTTGCAGAAAGCTTCCCGACCACCGAGGAGCACCATCCCTACAACAACCGCACGATCTACGGCGCGGCCAAGGCATTCAACGAAGGGCTCCTGCGCAGTTTCGCCGAGATGTACGGGCTCAACTATGTCGCGCTCCGATACTTCAACGTCTACGGCCCCCGCATGGATGTCTACGGCGCCTATACGGAGGTGTTGATCCGCTGGATGGAGCGCATTGCGACGGGGCGACCGCCGATCATCTTCGGCGATGGCACACAGACGATGGATTTCGTCCATGTGCGCGATATAGCGCGGGCCAATCTCCTGGCTGCGAAGTCCGATGTAACGGACGAGGTGTTCAACGTCGCAAGCGGTGTGGAAACAAGTCTGCGGGAGCTCGCGCAACTGCTCACCCGTGTCATGGGCCCCTCGCTCGAACCGCAGCTTGAACCGGCGCGCAAAGTGAACGCAGTCACGCGCCGGCTTGCGGATACAAGCAAGGCCGAGCAGCTGCTGGGGTTCAAGACAGAAATCTCGCTTGAGGAGGGACTGCGCGATCTCGTCGCCTGGTGGCGGCGCGAGCGGGTGTCGACAGGGGGAGAAGCGGCATGA
- a CDS encoding acyltransferase, whose amino-acid sequence MSTERSAGIRIVQAVHGRREAVADPSYQAALAEELKQFYGTAGLVELYGRFMAGDGFVDLLMRKAIWQSVAKRCGFGLQVGSGASFRHPETFEIGNSVFIGAQAYIQGRHDGRCVIGDNVWIGPQTFLDARDLVIEEFVGWGPGAKILGSSHTGIPVDVPIIRTDLEIKPVRIGAWADIGTNATILPGVTIGKGALVGAGAVVVSDVEPFAVVAGVPAKFLHWRTDCSPAPAKP is encoded by the coding sequence ATGTCCACTGAGCGCTCTGCGGGTATCCGAATTGTCCAGGCGGTGCATGGCCGCCGTGAAGCCGTTGCCGATCCGAGCTATCAGGCGGCGCTGGCCGAAGAGCTGAAACAATTCTACGGCACGGCGGGGCTGGTCGAGCTCTACGGCCGCTTCATGGCTGGCGACGGCTTCGTCGACCTGCTGATGCGCAAGGCGATCTGGCAAAGCGTTGCGAAGCGTTGCGGCTTCGGCTTGCAGGTCGGTAGCGGTGCCAGCTTCAGGCATCCCGAAACATTCGAGATAGGCAACAGCGTCTTCATCGGTGCACAGGCCTACATCCAGGGTCGCCACGACGGCAGATGCGTGATTGGCGACAATGTCTGGATCGGCCCGCAGACCTTCCTCGACGCGCGCGATCTCGTCATCGAGGAGTTCGTCGGATGGGGGCCGGGAGCCAAGATTCTCGGATCGAGCCACACCGGCATTCCCGTCGACGTGCCGATCATTCGCACCGACCTCGAAATCAAGCCGGTTCGCATCGGCGCCTGGGCCGATATCGGGACCAATGCGACCATCCTGCCCGGCGTGACGATCGGCAAAGGCGCGCTCGTCGGCGCAGGCGCGGTGGTCGTCTCCGACGTCGAGCCCTTTGCGGTCGTGGCGGGAGTGCCCGCGAAATTCCTGCACTGGCGAACGGATTGCTCACCGGCGCCGGCGAAACCATGA
- a CDS encoding DegT/DnrJ/EryC1/StrS family aminotransferase — MIPFLDLRAQYASIKDEIDAAALRVLASAQYVLGDEVAEFEQEFAAFCGTRHAIAVNTGTSALHLALLALGAGPGDEVITVPFTFVATVSAICYTGALPVFVDVEPVTLTMDATKLEAAITPRTRAIVPVHLYGQMADMNAIKAIADRHGVPIIEDACQAHGAEYKGRRAGSIGVSGCFSFYPGKNLGACGEGGIVVTGNDSHARTMRMLRDWGQESRYHHVLKGFNYRMDGIQGAILRVKLRHLDAWTQSRRAHAARYSALLAGSGHVKAPLEVADRRHVYHIYAVRCRDREALQHALSTEGIQFGLHYPIPVHLQKAHADLGYAPGDFPRSEAAARSVLSLPIYPEMTVRQVEQVVSAVEQEAHVH; from the coding sequence ATGATCCCCTTCCTTGATCTCAGGGCGCAGTATGCATCGATCAAGGACGAGATAGATGCCGCAGCGCTGCGCGTGCTCGCGTCGGCGCAATATGTTCTGGGCGACGAGGTCGCTGAGTTCGAACAAGAATTCGCGGCCTTTTGCGGCACACGTCACGCAATCGCCGTCAACACAGGCACGAGTGCCCTCCATCTTGCGTTGCTTGCGCTTGGCGCAGGTCCCGGCGACGAAGTCATCACCGTCCCCTTCACTTTCGTCGCGACGGTCTCGGCGATTTGCTATACCGGCGCGCTGCCGGTCTTCGTTGATGTCGAGCCGGTGACGCTGACGATGGACGCGACGAAGCTCGAGGCTGCAATCACGCCTCGTACCAGGGCGATCGTGCCGGTCCATCTTTACGGACAAATGGCCGACATGAACGCCATCAAGGCCATCGCCGACCGGCATGGCGTACCCATCATTGAGGATGCCTGCCAGGCCCACGGCGCCGAATACAAGGGCCGCCGCGCCGGAAGCATCGGGGTATCGGGCTGCTTCAGCTTCTATCCGGGAAAGAACCTGGGCGCCTGCGGCGAGGGCGGCATTGTCGTTACCGGCAATGACAGCCACGCGCGCACGATGCGCATGCTCAGGGACTGGGGTCAGGAAAGCCGGTATCACCACGTGCTCAAGGGCTTCAATTACCGGATGGACGGTATCCAGGGGGCTATCCTGCGCGTAAAGCTCAGACATCTCGACGCTTGGACGCAATCGCGCCGTGCCCATGCGGCGCGCTACTCTGCGCTGCTTGCCGGGTCCGGCCATGTGAAGGCCCCTCTTGAGGTCGCCGACCGGCGTCATGTCTACCACATCTATGCCGTCCGGTGCCGGGATCGTGAGGCGCTACAGCATGCCCTCAGCACCGAGGGCATACAGTTCGGCCTGCACTATCCCATTCCGGTGCATCTGCAGAAGGCCCATGCAGATCTCGGTTACGCGCCGGGCGATTTCCCGAGATCGGAGGCGGCCGCCCGGTCGGTTCTGTCGCTCCCCATCTATCCGGAAATGACGGTCCGGCAGGTCGAGCAGGTGGTGTCTGCGGTGGAGCAGGAGGCCCATGTCCACTGA
- a CDS encoding Gfo/Idh/MocA family protein, with protein sequence MIGVAVVGYGYWGPNLVRNFWETPGARLVSVCDLRKERLATVQTRYPAVDITDDFEEVLRDPRVDAVAIATPAAAHFKLAMKALMAGKHVLVEKPMAATSDEARRMVEEAARRRLVLAVDHTFVHTGAVRKMRELVEDGLGDVYYYDSVRVNLGLFQHDVSVIWDLAVHDLSIMDYVLPERPVAVSATGMSHIAGEPANIAYLNLFFESKLIAHIHVNWLAPVKVRRTLIGGSSKMILYDDLEPSEKIKVYDKGITLNGNPQKNGEKVYQMLVGYRTGDMYAPHLDVAEALGIELRQFIDCIERNENPVADGNAGLRVVRILEAATQSLAERGRVVELEHMRRIA encoded by the coding sequence ATGATCGGCGTTGCTGTCGTCGGATACGGTTACTGGGGACCAAACCTCGTGCGCAACTTCTGGGAAACGCCCGGGGCGCGCCTCGTCTCCGTGTGCGATCTGCGCAAGGAGCGATTGGCGACCGTCCAGACCCGTTACCCAGCTGTCGACATCACGGACGATTTTGAAGAGGTCCTTCGCGACCCGCGCGTCGATGCCGTTGCGATCGCCACCCCGGCTGCCGCACATTTCAAGCTCGCCATGAAGGCGCTGATGGCCGGCAAGCACGTGCTCGTCGAAAAGCCGATGGCGGCGACCTCGGATGAGGCGCGCCGCATGGTCGAGGAGGCGGCGCGGCGCCGCCTCGTGCTCGCGGTCGACCACACCTTCGTGCACACGGGCGCCGTCCGCAAGATGCGGGAACTCGTCGAGGACGGGCTCGGCGACGTTTATTACTACGACTCGGTCAGGGTCAATCTCGGCCTCTTCCAACACGACGTCAGCGTCATCTGGGACCTTGCCGTGCACGATCTGTCGATCATGGACTACGTGCTGCCGGAGCGGCCTGTGGCGGTGTCGGCCACGGGCATGAGCCATATTGCCGGCGAGCCGGCAAATATCGCCTATCTCAACCTCTTCTTCGAAAGCAAGCTGATCGCTCACATCCACGTCAACTGGCTCGCGCCCGTCAAGGTGCGCCGGACGCTGATCGGCGGCAGCAGCAAGATGATCCTCTACGACGACCTGGAGCCCAGTGAGAAGATCAAGGTTTACGACAAGGGGATAACGCTGAACGGCAACCCGCAGAAGAACGGCGAGAAGGTCTACCAGATGCTGGTCGGCTATCGCACCGGCGATATGTATGCCCCCCACCTCGACGTCGCCGAGGCGCTCGGCATCGAACTGCGCCAGTTCATCGATTGCATCGAGCGAAATGAAAATCCGGTCGCCGACGGAAATGCCGGGCTGCGCGTGGTGAGAATCCTCGAGGCCGCCACACAGTCGCTCGCCGAGCGCGGCCGGGTCGTCGAACTCGAGCACATGAGGCGCATCGCATGA
- a CDS encoding acyltransferase: protein MIASDVTLQGGVVIHHPDLVNLYGCAIGAGTRIGTFVEIQKNAAIGRNCKISSHSFICEGVTLEDGVFVGHGVMFTNDIHPRAVNVDGGLQSEADWTVVPTRVKRRASIGSNATILAGVTIGEAAQVGAGAVVTKDVPSFAIVAGVPARIIGRVKDATIETAEA, encoded by the coding sequence ATGATTGCGTCCGATGTCACGCTGCAAGGCGGTGTTGTTATCCATCATCCGGATCTCGTCAATCTCTATGGTTGTGCTATCGGCGCCGGCACGCGGATCGGCACGTTCGTGGAAATTCAGAAGAACGCGGCGATCGGCCGGAACTGCAAGATTTCCAGCCATTCCTTCATCTGCGAAGGCGTGACGCTAGAGGACGGCGTCTTCGTCGGCCATGGCGTCATGTTCACCAACGATATCCATCCACGGGCCGTCAATGTCGACGGGGGGCTTCAGTCGGAGGCCGACTGGACCGTCGTGCCGACACGGGTCAAGCGCCGCGCCTCCATCGGCAGCAATGCCACCATTCTGGCCGGCGTCACGATCGGAGAGGCAGCCCAGGTGGGCGCCGGCGCCGTGGTGACCAAGGATGTACCAAGCTTCGCGATCGTTGCCGGCGTGCCCGCCCGGATCATCGGACGCGTCAAGGATGCCACGATCGAGACTGCGGAGGCATGA
- a CDS encoding glycosyltransferase, with translation MHRTAVDFSAELAISAFRQIAALKRAWQYRMRVVTGRQRSVRPTIYFLTPDHQPPSGGIRVIYRHVDMLNSAGMDAFVLHQRRGFRCTWFENRSRIAYVGDTTVLRGDILVIPEVCVDILDRLPPGTEYIIFNQNVHHTWEGRTRYTAKHYAPGSGLKGVIAVSKHNQETLRYIFEHLDVRRVHVGIDFGMFHPAESPRTNRIAYMPRRMPGDAFKVLELLRGRGLLDGWDVVPLDRIPQSEVATQLQTTKMFLAFSHQEGLGLPPAEAMACGNYVIGYHGFGGREFFRSDFSAPIETGDLLGFAQAIEHAMTMENAHPGWCQAQGAKASEFILSEYSLEREQEEVTQIYADFLKAT, from the coding sequence ATGCATCGTACGGCAGTAGACTTTTCCGCAGAACTCGCCATCAGCGCGTTTCGGCAAATCGCGGCGCTGAAAAGAGCTTGGCAATATCGGATGCGCGTTGTCACCGGGCGGCAACGCTCAGTAAGGCCGACCATTTATTTCCTGACCCCGGACCACCAGCCGCCCTCCGGCGGGATCAGAGTAATATACCGGCATGTGGACATGCTGAATTCTGCCGGTATGGACGCGTTTGTGCTGCATCAACGACGGGGATTCCGCTGCACGTGGTTCGAAAATCGGAGCCGTATCGCCTATGTCGGGGATACGACGGTCCTGCGGGGAGATATCCTCGTGATCCCGGAAGTGTGCGTTGACATCCTGGACCGTCTTCCTCCCGGCACTGAATACATAATATTCAACCAGAATGTGCACCATACCTGGGAAGGAAGGACGCGTTACACCGCAAAGCACTACGCACCCGGGAGCGGCTTGAAGGGCGTCATCGCCGTTTCCAAGCACAACCAGGAGACGCTCCGCTATATTTTCGAGCACCTTGATGTTCGCAGAGTCCACGTCGGCATAGATTTCGGGATGTTTCATCCGGCAGAAAGCCCTCGAACAAACCGCATCGCCTATATGCCGCGGAGGATGCCCGGCGACGCATTCAAGGTGCTAGAACTTCTGCGCGGGCGCGGCCTTCTCGATGGCTGGGACGTCGTGCCGCTAGACCGTATCCCCCAATCAGAAGTTGCCACGCAATTGCAGACGACGAAAATGTTTCTGGCCTTCTCCCACCAGGAAGGTCTAGGTCTTCCGCCCGCCGAAGCGATGGCCTGCGGAAACTATGTGATCGGTTACCACGGTTTTGGCGGGCGAGAATTCTTCCGCTCGGACTTCAGTGCCCCCATCGAAACTGGTGACCTTCTCGGCTTCGCGCAAGCGATCGAGCACGCGATGACGATGGAAAATGCGCATCCCGGCTGGTGCCAGGCGCAAGGCGCCAAGGCATCCGAGTTTATTTTGTCAGAGTATTCGCTTGAACGGGAGCAGGAAGAGGTGACGCAGATTTACGCGGATTTCCTGAAGGCGACATGA
- a CDS encoding glycosyltransferase family 2 protein has product MLTKGRRRKAVPLHRVPRVSVVIPCYNYGRYLRQCVESVTQNQPGIEVEVIIVDDKSTDDSLAVALSLQDCDTRIRVIRHQQNKGHIATYNEGLNAATGEFVLLLSADDLVTPGALPRAAALLIAEPSVGMVYGNAIHFSKDLPESRSEGTDWIIWSGTTWLQARCRSGYNVIASPEAVMRTAVLREIGGYRADLPHAGDFEMWLRTSAVSDIGFVAGVDQAYYRHHATNMNKQDFSSGTAFGQLIDLKQRWQSFEAVFAGVGRGLMDGPQLLELARRTMARQALENVNYAYARGFRDFPVGEFEALANEIHWDMRNTKTGRALARRKRLGMTALPLHPLWAASACRWRLEELCRRWRRSRIGM; this is encoded by the coding sequence ATGCTGACAAAGGGTCGACGCAGGAAGGCTGTTCCACTGCATCGCGTCCCTCGCGTCAGCGTTGTAATCCCCTGCTACAATTATGGCCGTTATCTGCGACAATGCGTCGAAAGTGTCACGCAAAACCAGCCGGGCATCGAAGTCGAGGTGATCATAGTCGACGACAAGTCGACTGATGACAGCCTCGCTGTCGCGTTATCGCTCCAGGACTGCGACACACGCATACGTGTGATCCGGCACCAGCAAAACAAGGGCCATATCGCGACTTACAATGAGGGCCTGAATGCGGCGACCGGGGAGTTCGTACTGCTCTTATCGGCCGACGACCTCGTGACGCCTGGCGCGCTTCCCAGAGCTGCCGCGCTTTTGATTGCCGAGCCGTCCGTAGGGATGGTCTACGGCAACGCCATTCACTTCAGCAAGGACTTGCCGGAGAGTCGCAGCGAAGGAACGGACTGGATCATTTGGTCCGGCACGACCTGGCTGCAGGCCCGTTGTCGCTCGGGATACAACGTCATCGCGTCGCCGGAAGCCGTCATGCGAACTGCTGTGCTGCGCGAAATCGGCGGATATCGCGCGGACCTGCCGCATGCGGGTGACTTCGAGATGTGGCTACGGACCTCTGCGGTCTCGGACATTGGCTTTGTGGCCGGCGTGGATCAAGCCTATTACCGGCACCACGCAACCAACATGAACAAACAGGACTTCAGTTCGGGCACCGCGTTCGGTCAGTTGATCGATCTCAAACAGCGCTGGCAGTCCTTCGAAGCTGTGTTCGCCGGGGTCGGACGCGGCCTGATGGACGGACCACAGCTTTTGGAACTTGCTCGCCGCACCATGGCACGCCAAGCGCTTGAGAACGTCAACTATGCGTATGCCAGGGGCTTCCGCGACTTTCCGGTTGGCGAGTTCGAGGCCCTTGCAAACGAGATCCACTGGGATATGAGGAACACGAAAACAGGTCGAGCGCTTGCCAGGCGCAAACGGCTAGGAATGACCGCGCTGCCGCTGCATCCGCTGTGGGCCGCATCCGCATGCCGTTGGCGCCTGGAGGAATTGTGCCGGCGATGGCGACGCTCCCGAATCGGGATGTGA